In the Triticum aestivum cultivar Chinese Spring chromosome 2B, IWGSC CS RefSeq v2.1, whole genome shotgun sequence genome, ctccctccgtcctaaaataagtgtcaacttagtactagctctagtacaaatttgtactaagctcaagacacttattttgggacggagggagtagtatcttaCACCCTCTGTTCACTAACGATTGAActttgaactgcgaaaacgtcttgcATTAGTTACACCCTCTGTTAACTAATGTGAAGGCGTTTTGGCAGTTCAAGAGGTAGTAGCAATTAATTAACCAATTTAACAGAAATGTGTGTATTACACATTAGAAGTGGTTTCATCTGTTTCTGATCAATATGATGGAACTTGGATGTGTTGAACTGGAATAGTCCAAGTTGGAGGCACGGGTTTCATAAAACATTTATTGAAGAAAAAGATGGCGGCCTCTAGGAATATATCGGTCAAGTTGTAACCTACAACTAGGGATGTAAGCAGCGCGCCACATATCACACACCCCAGTACACGTTAGTGTTAATTTTGTGGCCATAGTATGCTAATTGCATAGTGTTTTGCAGGACAAGGAGGGCGCCACTTGCATCCCTACCTACAACCCATATACCATGGCAAAGAAACACAACTACCAGTATATGAATGGATGCCTCTAAAGTGATACAGAAGTGTTGTGTACCTCCAGGATAACACTCAGAAAATCAACATCATCCTTTTGAACTGAGCACCATTCTTCATTCTTATCTGGCCATTTTAGATCAAAAGCAAACTTGGCAACAGATCCATCTTCCAAGGTGTGTTGAAAGGGCAAGTTCTGCCAGATATCCTCTGCTAAGTGTGGCATAATCGGAGCAATGGCCCTGACAAGGTAGAGTAGATGTGCAGCAAGTACTGTCTGGCAGCTTTTCCTCGTGTAGCTAACTCGGCCACTGATAAGATAAGATGACATAAGTTGCATTAACAAACACTAGCTAGATCAATTCTAAGAACTAGGTGCAGATGGAAATGAACATTGGATGAATGTCATACCCAACATAAAGTCGGTCTTTTGCAACATCAAAATAGAAATTGGACAAACCAACGATGGCGAATCTCTGAAGGGTCTGAAATAGAGAAACATATGTCAATGTATATCTGAAGTAGACCTAAGCATATGGCATCACATAATATAACAATTGTGCAACGCATGTGATCTGAAATtttgaaaaagaaaattaaacaacTTCCAGAATGCAGAACGAGAACAAAGGAGTAACTAAACAAGATCATTCCACTTCCAGAAACTTTGATCATCCAAATCTAGTGAACTGCTAATCGGCAAACCATATATTCATAGTTCCAATCATAGTTAAAGCATGCACGTGCATAGAAACACGTGAACACACACGCACAGTGTAAAAAAGGAGGAACTGGAAAAGAGAGCAAAGAAAAGTAAGTCTGAATTAGTGTGACTATGCAAAAATGTTACACACCTGATATGTTTTATAGAACTGGTAATTATCATAACCATCCTTCATGGAGGCCACGACATTTTCCAGTTGGAAAAGTGCATACTGGTCAATTTTTGGCAGATCACTGTAGGGCACAGAATTCTCCGGCTATAGACAGGAACATAAAAAAGATAGGATTAGAAAAGAAGCATGCACTGAAAGGAAAGTTGtaaataaataagaaaaagaaaCTAGAGAAACAATTAAAAATATTAACAGTGTGTAGTATTTAGCTAGGAAAGTATCATGCCATCCTTCCTATTATCTACATCTAATGAAACAATTCTCAGCTCCAAGAATTATATTCACTTAATCAAAATTAGTTCAAAGCTTTGCACCGAGGAAAGAAGGAAAAAGTATATACTCAGGAGAAGTTCAGTAAAATGAGTATGGGTTCAAATTATCAGAAGGTACATTAAAATGCGTAAGAACATCTGTTGTTAGCTGGGGCATTCCAATTATCAGAAAATGAAATGAAATATATACTTGGCCACCTGAACTTAGTTTCCAATCATGGAGATTTGCTAACAGAAAATGCATTGTGCCTCGTAGTTTCCTATACATGTCAGACATCTGGCGTAAGATTTGTGAACCAATCAACACATCTCCAGTGCAATCTACACTAGAAACCCATAGACGGAGAACATCTGCTCCATAATGAGGCTCTTCCTGCACAAGGTTGAGACATATTTCATTCCTCAAAACTAGAAAGTAACATAAGTTTCTGTAGCAACAGACCTTAGGATTTTTCCCACCAACAATCACTTTCTCAGGATCCACCACATTACCAACAGATTTGCTCATTTTGAAACCGTCTTCGTCCAATACGAAACCGTGGGTAATAACACTGGAATATGGAGCCTTTCCTGTTTGTTTAATGGGAAAAATGGAGAATGAAGAACCAATTATGTCAGTCCCCAGATTTCAGATGCCAAAAGTACCAAGATAAAAGACCGATGAGTGTTCAGATTTCTGAGTTCTCgtgaaaaataaacaaaaaaaacaTAATTGATCATTGCATATGGATAATTTTCCATTTTTTAACATAAATATGAGTTTACAGAAAATATAGTGAAAATGCCTTTAAAGATATCTTGTGGAATGAATAACTGTTGATGAATCACGGTGTAGACTCTTAGTGAGACGCGGTAACTTTATATCTTATATAAGAAATATCTCTGTTCCTAAGAATGTAAGGTAGCAACAAGAAGTACTTCTGGTGATATTAAACCCGAACGAACTGCAACAAATAGTACCCATAATTACCTGTAGCAGCGATGCTGGTTAACAACGAACTCTGAAACCATCCACGATGTTGGTCTGAACCTTCAATGTATACATCTGCAGGGAAATTAAGGCCATCTCGTTTTGCTGAAACAGCAGCCCATGAGGAGCCTGAATGAAGAGAAGATGTGGAATCAATAAATAGAAAGTGTTCTTAACAATGCTCAATCTCAAGATATTATTGAAATATGAGTGCTTTGAGAGGTAAGGACTAATGTGACGTCAGGAGAAAAGGTGGCATGGAAAACAAAATAAGTCTGGAGGACTGGATACACAATAACAAGCCCAATAATGACATCAATGCAAGATTATAATGCATGACTTGGCTGGCTTGGCGATTAAAATGATGGCAGCTGTCAAGATTCACAGTGTGCGGCCACATGCGCGGGCACAGAGATCTATGGTGAACGTTTGATTTATGCATTGTCACAACTGATAATCATCACCAACGGAACTTTctaaaatatactactccctccgtcccaaaataagtgactcaagtttatactaactttagtacaaagttagtaagAAGTTGAGTCACTAATTTTGGGATGAAGGGAGTATGGATGAAGGGAGTATATTCTTAGCAGAACAATGAAGACAGGAACCTACCAGAGTCGAACCAAACATCCATTGTATCAGTGCCCTTGCGATACTCAGATGCTTTGTCACGATATTTCTCTGGAAGAAGTTCCTCAGTTGTCATATACCACCAGGCATCACTGCCTTTTTCTGACACTATACCtgcataaaaacacaaaaatattggCGGGCTTTCATGTGATTCAAAATCCAATCAGAAGTAAAGCCAGTTTTCCTGTAAGAAGGAAAGAAGTCGAAATGGAATTAAATGCCTGAGAAAGCATGGCAAGCATAAGGTCGTTTTATAATGATTCAGAAAGTACAAGTACAAACGGATAAAAGCTGTCATAAAGGATCACATAATGGATCTTAGAGATGTCTTTGAAAATTTCTAAACTGGACTTGGTACAGATACAGCAGCCGAATTTAGGCTCAGTTTGGGGTAGCTGAATGTGCTGCGTGCTTATTTATTATATTGACAATGCGATGTGCTTATTTTATAATCGGCTGTGGGAAAATAGTCACGGAACTAGAGATAAGTTGGTTAAACAAGCATCAAAATAGGCAAAAGCTGGTTGGATAAGCTAGATTGTCATAATCCACCCACCGCAATGTCAAACACAGTCTTAGATGAAAATACTGTAAGATATGGCACATAATTCAGTTCATATGTTGCACCAGAAAGTTAACATATAGGAGCATTATCTAAAAAATTTGAGGGACAACTTGAAACAAGACATTTAGGTTAGCAATTGCTTGAGAATGATGGTGTTGCAAATGCAAAGGGAGCCTAAGAAAGAAGTGCAAGAAATCATAAACACCGGCATACCCTTGATATGTTCAATCGTTTTTTCGGTTATAAGAGGTTCTTGTGTGTCTACATGATAAAAAACAGGAATGGGAACTCCCCATGTtcggtgccggaacagggccccgattggtttttggtggctacagaggcttgtggcggcggaactcctgatctattgtgcccccgatgtttttagggtatatggacatat is a window encoding:
- the LOC123045929 gene encoding isoleucine--tRNA ligase, chloroplastic/mitochondrial-like; amino-acid sequence: WGVPIPVFYHVDTQEPLITEKTIEHIKGIVSEKGSDAWWYMTTEELLPEKYRDKASEYRKGTDTMDVWFDSGSSWAAVSAKRDGLNFPADVYIEGSDQHRGWFQSSLLTSIAATGKAPYSSVITHGFVLDEDGFKMSKSVGNVVDPEKVIVGGKNPKEEPHYGADVLRLWVSSVDCTGDVLIGSQILRQMSDMYRKLRGTMHFLLANLHDWKLSSGGQPENSVPYSDLPKIDQYALFQLENVVASMKDGYDNYQFYKTYQTLQRFAIVGLSNFYFDVAKDRLYVGGRVSYTRKSCQTVLAAHLLYLVRAIAPIMPHLAEDIWQNLPFQHTLEDGSVAKFAFDLKWPDKNEEWCSVQKDDVDFLSVILELRSEVNKILESARTGKLIGASLDAKVYLHAENPDTVSKLKELASATNDADALHRLFITSQVEVLPSLSEETKLGVSYAGKFSDPRTGEIWIGVTRADGVKCKRCWVYSYTKDVGSFLDHPTLCSRCHGVIDLQPQASPAAAAVA